The DNA region CTGATGACGATACCGTCGCGGCACTGGCCCCCATCGACGGCGGGTCGCCCGAACGTCTGTCGGCAGCCGCACCCTCTATCGCGCCCATCGCCGTGGCACCTGCCACTGGCACAACCACCACCCGGATCGCGCCGGTTTCGACCCGCCCACAACTTACTCCGCCTGCCCCGCGCAGGCCCGCCGCCGAACCGCCCGCCCCTGGCAGTCCGCAGGCCGTCGTCAACGAATTGGTCGCCAAGATCCGCGCCAACACCACCGATGCCTGTCTGGTGGCCATGCCGCAACAGGGGCAGGATGGCGCGCCCGAACTGGTGATGCTGGCCGCCGACGAACCCAGCATCTCGGCCTTCGCGGCGGACGTGCTGGAAGAGATTGATCCCCGCCCCGGCCAACGCGGTGTGCTGATCGACCCGCGACAATGCCCGGCGGCAACCTTCATCCGCGAAAACGTCAGCTACCCGGCATTCCGGCTGTCACTCGGTGTGGTAAATGATCGGTTACCATCTGGCGAAGAGTTAACGGGCGTGGTGGGCCGCGCTGCGGGCGCCTACGTGACGCTTCTGCTGGTCGATGATAACGGCGTGGTGCAGGACATCGGCAGCTATCTGACCTTTGCCGGCGCCGACGCCCGTTTCTCTGTTCCGATGCGCCGCGAAGGGGCTGCACGTGATACGTCCCAGATGCTTATCGCCCTCACGACCGATAGCCGCCCCCGGACACTGGATGCACAAAACGGTCAACTGGCAGAGGATTTCTTTCCCGCCCTCAAAGCCGAAATCGGGACCAGCGTGCCGCTTGTCATGATCCCGTTCGAGGTCCGCTAACCACCGTACGGTTAACGCTTGTCAGGACTTGCACCTGCACGGTTTGTGCATGGTATGTGCATCAGTTGTGCCCTGCTCTAGGGCAGCAAATCAAACACCGCAATCGCGGCCCCGGCGCGTCCCTCTCGACCCGCGATTTCCGCCTCGATCAGCGGCAGCAAATCCGACGCACGGGCCCCATTGTTGGCCGCCGCTGCCGCGATCAGCGGCGCGTCCGATGCGACTGCCATGATCATCTGCGGCTGCGCTTCGCCGCTGCCATCGCTGTTGAGGCCAAAGCTGAACGTGGCACTTCCATCAGCCCCCTCGGTCATCCGGTCCGTCAGGTTATAGACTCCGCCTGCTGCCGTAATCAGCACCAGCCAAACCGGGCGGCCGCGGCGGTCACTCAACCGACCAACAATCGAACCACCGCTTTGCATCTCATTGGAATCCAACACCAAAATGGGCGGCGCACCTTCGGTCTGTTGCAGCGTTCGACCCAGATCAAGGGCCGCACAATGGGTGTCCGGCACCGGGCTGGTCCGGATTGTTGGGCGGCTGTCAAATGCCGCCTCAAAATCGTCCGCCAGCCTGTCAAACCCGGCCAAGTTGTTTCCATAAGCCGCAACAACTCCAGCCTCGGGGCCTGTCGCAATTCGCGTGGCATAGGAACAGGGCCCTGCCTCATAGCTGGCCAGAAAGCTGGCGCGCGTCATTGGCCCGGACGGTGTAGAGGTGACGGGGTCTTCGACTGTATTGGTATCGCCCGCATCTGCGTGCCGCATACCTTCCGGCAGCATGTTATCCGGAATAAGTCCTTGTTGCCACGCAACAAATCCGCCCAAACCGGCAATGACCACCAGGATCATCAGCCACCGCAGGAAACCGCCGCCGCCCTCGCTGTCGCGGCGGCGTTTCGGTGTACCGGCCATCGTGTTTTGACCCGGCGCAAAGGTCGCAGGCGGTGCGGTCATTCCCGGAGCAAAGGTCCCTGGTGCGACGCCTGTTGGTCCGCCAAAGGGGCTTGCCGATGTGGCGTCAACCGCTGCAGGAACAACGCTCTGCCCACCCAAGGTCGCGGGCTGTTGGGTCTGGCCCGAATGGGTTGGCGGTTGCCGCAGTCCCGGCGTCTGCAACCCGGCCATGGCTTGCCCTTGGGGCGGATTGGTTTGACCATCTGCAACAGGCCGGACCCCGCCGTATTTTTCAGGAATATCAGCGGGATGGTCCAACAAACGGATCACATCCAGCATCCGTGCGGGACGGTGGATCGGGTCGGGTTCCAGCATATGCGCCAGCAACGGGCGCAGCCCATCTGGCACGTCGCTCAGGTCCGGAATTTCCCGTCGCGCATTTACCGCTTCCACGACAGAGGCACCCATATCTAAAGGCTCGCCCCGCAGGGCAGCCGCCATCAACAAACCAAGGCCATAAATGTCTGTGCGCGGCCCGATCTCTCCGCCGAAGTGGCCCAGCTGTTCAGGCGAGATGTACTTGAATTTGCCCGCCAATTGGCCGTGCAACGTGTTTTCGGCCATCTCGGTCGACTTGGCGATACCAAAGTCAATTAGCACGGCCTCTGACACCTTTCCATCACGCAGCATCACATTGTCTGGTGACAGGTCACGGTGCACAACATCCATCTGATGCGCCCGGTCCAGACCGCGCGCGACGCGACGCAGAAGCCCACGCGCTTCGTCTTCGGTCAAGGGGCGTTCGTCACGCACAAAGTCCGACAGGGACACCCCGTCGATGAACTCCATGATCAGGCAGAACCGGTCGAGGTCCGCATCTTTGACAAAGTTGAAATAACGCACAATCGCATTGTCAGACAGGCCGCAAAGCACCTTGGCTTCACGCATGAAAAGGGCCGCGATCTTGCTGTCATTGGCCAGTGATTGTAGCACGATCTTGATCGCCACCGCATCGCCAGTAAAGGCGTTCACCCCGCGAAAGACTTCGCCCATGCCACCGGCGCTGATCAACTCTTTGATCTCGTAGTTGTTGTTGATCATCGTGCCGACTGGCACGGCGTCCTTGGGAGGGGTCGGCGCATCAATTGGCGCGTCGGACAGATCGTCAGGCGGTGGCGCAATCGACGGCTCTTTCGGCGACTCTGCGGGTTCTTCAAGCTCTGGTTCTGCGACCGCTGCGGCCACGACCGGCGGTGGCGTCGACACGCCACTTGGCTCTTCCACAGGAGCAGCCGCGTCGGGTGGCGTCGCGATGCCTTCGTCCGTTGGGCTAACATCCTCTGGCACAGGCGGGCTAGAAATCCCCGTTTCACCTTCTGCCGTTGCCTCTGTCTTGGGTGGAGATGCGAGGCCACTTTCACCCTCTGCCGGTGCTTCGGTCTTAGGCGGCGAGGCGAGGTCACTTTGACCCTCTGCTGGCGCTTCAGTTTTTGGAGGCGAAGCGATGCCGCTGTCCGCCTCTGCAACGGGTGCTGCGGTGACTGGCGGGGTCGAGATGCCACTGTCCTCTGCCACTGGCGGCAGGCTAGTGGGCGGGTTCGAGACAGCCTCTTCCGATGCCGGATCTTCGGGCAATGCTTCTGCCGAAGGGGGCGCGACAGCCGCAGGTGCATCCGCAATAATCTGCGTGCGGTCTTCCTCTTCCGGCGTAGGTGTGTCTGTCACAATCTGCGTGCGATCATCCGCAGGTGCTGCATCAGCGATCGGTTCAATTACTGTTCGGTCATCATCCGCAGGCGGCAGGGCCGCGCCTGCAATCACTGTCCGGTCAGGATCAGCTGGCGGCGGCGAAATCGCCTCTTCCGCGTCACTCTTTGGTGGCAGCGTTTTGTCGGGATCAGGTGTTTCGTCTTGCATCACGCACCCTCCGCCTAAAAGAACGGCTCGGGCGGCAAACACCGCACGACCACTGCTGTCACATTGTCTTTTGCACCGCGATCAAGCGTCTGGGCGATCAGATCATTGCACACGGACTGCGCCGTTTGCCCGCGCTTGAGCGCCTCCGCGATATCTTCGTCGCTGTTATGTTCCGTCAACCCGTCAGAGCACAAAAGGAACATGTCTCCTTGCCGGATTTCCCCGCTGACGACATCACAGTTTGGTTCCTCTGATACGCCGATGGCGCGGGTGATCACGTTTTTGCGGGGCCAGTTTTCGGCCTCATCACTGCTGATCATGCCCGCGTCCAGCAGCTCGCGCACCTCGGTATGATCGCGGGTCAGCTGTTCCAGCGTTCCATTGCGCAACCGATAGATCCGGCTATCCCCGGACCAGATACAGGCATAGCTTTCTTCATAGACCAAAAGCGCGACAAGCGTCGCACCCACGGTGCCGCCACCAAGGCTGATGGCATGATCGCCAATCTTGTGATGCGCGCGGCCCAAACGTTCCATGAACCGGGCCTGAAGGTCGCCTGCGGAAATGGAAAAGCCGACGGTCTCCATCTCGCCGGTGATGGTCTGGCTGGCAAAATCGCCCGCATCATGGCCGCCCATGCCGTCAGCCACAACCCAGACACCGGACTCCGGCCGGACAAAATAGCTGTCCTCATTGTGGTCACGGACGCGCCCGGTATCGGTCGCAGCACCCGTTTCAAAAAGGAAGTATTCGGTCTGCATCAAGTGCCCCTCAATCCGTCATCTGTGGCATATCAACCGGCGAGACGGTGTTTTCATTGTCAGCCGCAGGCGGCACAGTTCTATCAGTTTCGGGCGCTGCGGGCGCGCCCCGATCATCATCATCAAGCGTAGGCATTGGCACGGCTGCAGGCGCGGTTGCCCGCACGGCATCCGTCATCAGCCACGCCAGCACAGGGGCATCCGGCAAGCCCCGCGTCACGTGCACAGCCGCACCGCCCGGGCCTTCGCACCACAGATAGCTGCGTGCCGCAGCGGCGCGGTTGTGATCAACCTCTGCCACATCGCCCCAAAGTCGCTGCAAATTGCCATCGCCCCGCGCGGCCCAGAAGTCTGGCTCTATCGGGGTGGCGGGGCCGGGCAGCACAGGGGCAACAGCCGCCTGAACATGGGCGGTATAATCGCTGGCACCTGTGTCGCTGTCGCGGGTAAAACTGCGCATGGCATCGGTCAAAGCCACGTAAATCGCTTGATCGCTGCCATGCACCGGGGCAGGCTGATCTGACCCGACAACCGCTGCAGCAAG from Yoonia sp. R2331 includes:
- the tagF gene encoding type VI secretion system-associated protein TagF → MTEDQFTDTIPSVAVGLYGKHPAFGDFVTNGLPETAQATLEKWLHHVMPAIRDGWGDGWGDLFDASPPIRFWFGGALVDEVGPIFGVMAPSRDTVGRRFPLAAAVVGSDQPAPVHGSDQAIYVALTDAMRSFTRDSDTGASDYTAHVQAAVAPVLPGPATPIEPDFWAARGDGNLQRLWGDVAEVDHNRAAAARSYLWCEGPGGAAVHVTRGLPDAPVLAWLMTDAVRATAPAAVPMPTLDDDDRGAPAAPETDRTVPPAADNENTVSPVDMPQMTD
- a CDS encoding PP2C family serine/threonine-protein phosphatase gives rise to the protein MQTEYFLFETGAATDTGRVRDHNEDSYFVRPESGVWVVADGMGGHDAGDFASQTITGEMETVGFSISAGDLQARFMERLGRAHHKIGDHAISLGGGTVGATLVALLVYEESYACIWSGDSRIYRLRNGTLEQLTRDHTEVRELLDAGMISSDEAENWPRKNVITRAIGVSEEPNCDVVSGEIRQGDMFLLCSDGLTEHNSDEDIAEALKRGQTAQSVCNDLIAQTLDRGAKDNVTAVVVRCLPPEPFF
- a CDS encoding protein kinase, translated to MQDETPDPDKTLPPKSDAEEAISPPPADPDRTVIAGAALPPADDDRTVIEPIADAAPADDRTQIVTDTPTPEEEDRTQIIADAPAAVAPPSAEALPEDPASEEAVSNPPTSLPPVAEDSGISTPPVTAAPVAEADSGIASPPKTEAPAEGQSDLASPPKTEAPAEGESGLASPPKTEATAEGETGISSPPVPEDVSPTDEGIATPPDAAAPVEEPSGVSTPPPVVAAAVAEPELEEPAESPKEPSIAPPPDDLSDAPIDAPTPPKDAVPVGTMINNNYEIKELISAGGMGEVFRGVNAFTGDAVAIKIVLQSLANDSKIAALFMREAKVLCGLSDNAIVRYFNFVKDADLDRFCLIMEFIDGVSLSDFVRDERPLTEDEARGLLRRVARGLDRAHQMDVVHRDLSPDNVMLRDGKVSEAVLIDFGIAKSTEMAENTLHGQLAGKFKYISPEQLGHFGGEIGPRTDIYGLGLLMAAALRGEPLDMGASVVEAVNARREIPDLSDVPDGLRPLLAHMLEPDPIHRPARMLDVIRLLDHPADIPEKYGGVRPVADGQTNPPQGQAMAGLQTPGLRQPPTHSGQTQQPATLGGQSVVPAAVDATSASPFGGPTGVAPGTFAPGMTAPPATFAPGQNTMAGTPKRRRDSEGGGGFLRWLMILVVIAGLGGFVAWQQGLIPDNMLPEGMRHADAGDTNTVEDPVTSTPSGPMTRASFLASYEAGPCSYATRIATGPEAGVVAAYGNNLAGFDRLADDFEAAFDSRPTIRTSPVPDTHCAALDLGRTLQQTEGAPPILVLDSNEMQSGGSIVGRLSDRRGRPVWLVLITAAGGVYNLTDRMTEGADGSATFSFGLNSDGSGEAQPQMIMAVASDAPLIAAAAANNGARASDLLPLIEAEIAGREGRAGAAIAVFDLLP